The Rhizoctonia solani chromosome 14, complete sequence genome has a segment encoding these proteins:
- a CDS encoding Transposon Tf2-1 polyprotein, producing the protein MSTQPSTYVHANPNALSVPTNIQEIPAWAQEIKNLLLAMNQNLSLVIGQAAAHHTDLGTTQATLNNHDSSITNLDALIVKLGADIAKIGTAAASGSSLALATKAPKLATPDKFDGSDKNKAISFRVAVSHYLRISYPGSTVDEQIAFIISCLDGKAHEWLEPYLEEDVVKGNPVSWLHNLDAFWLQFNARWNVQNRTENFCAKLRTLKQTKGVQDYYKDFQTYSQGLGYNNPSLRDMFYDGLSHKIKETLMVQDYDHADASVTLATLAEKALKVDQRLEQFAAQHKGSSSSSNQSGSKSSTSTSAAAQGAPRDKLSVGEQVYAIVDGKAKKGVLQKVGQNAKGMAVPIVKWNDGTTMDVTFKSLKKDNHPATATSSTAPKASSSSSSRNSGPSPMDLDSASSKGKKPITCATCGGRGHYANQCPSKSYSGHEAHISEDESENGDL; encoded by the coding sequence ATGTCGACCCAACCTTCCACCTATGTGCATGCCAATCCCAATGCGCTGTCtgtccccaccaatatccaggagatacctgcgtgggcccaggaaatcaaaaacctcctcctggctatgaaTCAGAATCTATCTCTGGTCATAGGACAAGCAGCTGCCCATCACACAGATCTAGGCACCACACAGGCTACTCTCAACAACCATGACAGTAGCATCACCAATCTTGACGCCCTCATTGTTAAACTTGgggctgatattgccaaaataggcactgctgctgcttctggttcctcccttgccttggctaccaaggctccTAAACTTGCGAcgccagacaaatttgaCGGGTCAGACAAAAATAAGGCAATCTCTTTCAGAGTTGCTGTAtctcattatctcaggatctcatatcctggctcaacagtggatgagcaaatcGCTTTTATCAtttcctgcctggatggcaaggcccatgagtggcttgagccctaccTGGAAGAGGACGTTGTTAAAGGGAATCCTGTCtcttggctccacaatctggatgccttctggctgcaattcaatgcacgctggaatgtccaaaataggacaGAGAACTTCTGCGCCAAGCTGCGCACcctcaaacaaaccaagggagtccaagactattacaaggacttccagacctattctcaaggtcttggttaCAACAACCCCTCTCTTAGGGACatgttctatgatggcctgtcccacaaaattaaggaaactctcatggttcaagattatgaccatgcagatgcctcagtcactcttgcaactcttgcagagaaggcccttaaggtggatcagcgcctagagcagtttgcggcccagcacaagggttcctcctcctcttcaaaccaatctggaagcaaatccagcacctctacgtcagcagcagcccagggagcgcctagggataaactgtctgttggggaacaggtgtatgcgattgtggatggaaaggctaagAAGGGGGTTCTACAAAAGGTTGGCCAAAATGCCAAGGGAATGGCAGTTCCAATTGTCaagtggaatgatggcaccaccatggaTGTTACCTTTAAATCTCTTAAAAAGGATAACCACCCTGCCACTGCCACCTCTTCCactgctcccaaggcttcctcctcctcctcctcgcgcaactctggtccttcaccaatggacttagactctgcctcatctaaaggcaaaaaaccaaTTACATGcgcaacatgtggaggtaggggacactatgccaaccaatgcccctccaaatcctactctggccatgaggcccacatctctgaggatgagtcggaaaatggggacctctga